The Elaeis guineensis isolate ETL-2024a chromosome 14, EG11, whole genome shotgun sequence genome has a segment encoding these proteins:
- the LOC105057717 gene encoding uncharacterized protein, giving the protein MEAAPVPKPGNSRSGLSSNSLPVDLALNIVSYLEVTDVCSLGSCSQFWRCLCASDCVWIALYKRRWPALGAGSQPRAIEGGGEECSGDAKALSSPAQGWRVLYINKHRKMASAVTTVIKFVEQSSLNESLEVGYYLKAIADLGSMELGFEDVQLFLFARKQNVLLNLIGLHYSIFWLAVPPKDVAEALHRCKVSDRQVCVSWFKLGRWFYGFRLPDEHRSRKFSLGDLAMAKEEEVLAVLNRGAVHEVLRVQIKSSAASTT; this is encoded by the exons ATGGAGGCAGCGCCAGTGCCGAAGCCCGGGAATTCGAGATCGGGGCTGAGCTCCAACTCCCTCCCTGTGGATCTCGCCCTCAACATCGTATCCTATCTCGAg GTCACAGATGTTTGCTCGTTGGGAAGCTGTTCGCAGTTCTGGCGCTGCCTCTGCGCGTCGGATTGCGTCTGGATCGCGCTCTACAAGCGGAGGTGGCCGGCGTTGGGCGCTGGTTCCCAGCCTCGAGCCATTGagggaggaggagaagagtgttCCGGTGACGCCAAGGCCTTGTCGTCGCCCGCACAG GGGTGGAGGGTTTTGTACATTAACAAGCACAGAAAAATGGCCAGTGCTGTGACCACTGTAATCAAATTTGTGGAACAGAGCTCACTAAATGAATCACTTGAAGTTGGATATTATCTGAAAGCTATAGCTGATCTTGGCTCGATGGAGCTTGGGTTTGAAGATGTCCAACTATTTCTGTTTGCAAGAAAGCAGAATGTGCTGCTGAATCTGATTGGATTGCACTATTCCATATTTTGGCTTGCAGTACCA CCCAAGGACGTAGCAGAAGCCCTTCATAGATGCAAAGTATCCGATCGACAAGTGTGTGTGAGTTGGTTCAAGCTAGGCAGGTGGTTCTATGGCTTCCGATTGCCTGATGAGCATCGTTCACGAAAGTTTTCTTTGGGTGATCTTGCCATGGCCAAGGAAGAAGAGGTTCTGGCTGTGCTCAACCGAGGAGCAGTTCATGAAGTACTACGGGTCCAGATAAAATCAAGTGCTGCAAGCACTACATAA